The Candidatus Roseilinea sp. genome contains a region encoding:
- a CDS encoding aldehyde dehydrogenase → MTELVSRHSVTGEELGRAPICSADDVRAAVQVARRAQAAWAALTVRQRLDALKPLRRLLLTQADALAQLILAEQGKDQIEAYGEVLSSLDLLSFYARRAERALRPRRVWPRLGALRAHRLIAQPYGVVGVISPWNYPLMLSMDPISAALVAGNAVVLKPSEYTPLIGLKIGELARQAGLPEGLVQVVTGDATTGQALIAGGIDKLVFTGSAANGRKVAALAGQHLVPVTLELGGKDAAIVLADADLDRAAEGVLWGALLNAGQACLAIERIYVEQPVAEAFTQKLVEKAQRLRVGPATNPCNEVGAITTEAQFNVVQQQLQEAVQRGARVLTGGQPLPGPGRFFPPTVLTNVTDDMALMRDETFGPLLPIRRVRDVEEAIQLTNASPYGLTASIWTRDVRRGQQWLARLAVSDASINEHGASSTYAEVGWGGRKASGFGRTRGIEGLYEMVIWQHLSWPRLDLPLMRFPYSAAKVDFVRALLYLLFGTGRERASALKNILRFLLRGGQGNA, encoded by the coding sequence ATGACCGAACTGGTCTCCCGCCATTCCGTCACCGGTGAAGAACTGGGCCGTGCGCCGATCTGCAGCGCCGATGATGTGCGCGCGGCTGTGCAGGTAGCGCGCCGCGCCCAGGCCGCGTGGGCCGCGTTGACCGTTCGTCAGCGCCTGGATGCACTCAAGCCCCTGCGCCGCCTGTTGTTAACCCAGGCCGATGCGCTTGCGCAGCTCATCCTGGCTGAACAAGGCAAGGATCAGATCGAGGCGTATGGCGAGGTGCTCTCCTCTTTGGACTTGCTGAGCTTCTACGCGCGTCGCGCCGAGCGCGCCCTGCGCCCGCGCAGGGTATGGCCGCGCCTGGGCGCACTGCGGGCGCATCGCCTCATCGCACAGCCCTACGGCGTGGTCGGCGTGATCTCGCCGTGGAACTATCCGCTCATGCTCAGCATGGATCCGATCAGCGCCGCGCTGGTGGCCGGCAACGCTGTGGTGCTGAAGCCCTCGGAATACACGCCGCTGATCGGGCTGAAGATCGGCGAGCTGGCGCGCCAGGCCGGATTGCCAGAGGGGCTGGTGCAGGTGGTCACCGGCGACGCGACCACCGGCCAGGCGCTGATCGCCGGCGGCATTGACAAGCTGGTGTTCACCGGCAGCGCGGCCAACGGACGCAAGGTCGCCGCGCTGGCCGGACAGCATCTTGTGCCGGTCACCTTAGAGCTGGGCGGCAAAGACGCAGCCATTGTGCTGGCCGACGCCGACCTCGATCGCGCTGCCGAGGGCGTGCTGTGGGGCGCCTTGCTCAACGCCGGTCAGGCCTGTTTGGCGATTGAGCGCATCTACGTGGAGCAGCCGGTCGCCGAAGCGTTCACCCAGAAGCTGGTGGAGAAGGCCCAGCGCCTCCGCGTGGGCCCGGCCACCAATCCCTGTAACGAGGTGGGAGCTATCACCACCGAGGCGCAGTTCAACGTCGTGCAGCAGCAGTTGCAGGAGGCAGTGCAGCGTGGGGCGCGCGTGCTCACCGGCGGCCAGCCTCTACCCGGACCTGGCCGCTTCTTCCCTCCCACCGTCCTGACCAACGTCACGGACGACATGGCCCTCATGCGCGACGAGACTTTTGGCCCGCTCCTGCCGATCCGGCGGGTGCGCGACGTGGAGGAGGCCATTCAGCTCACCAACGCCAGCCCCTATGGCCTGACGGCCAGCATCTGGACGCGTGACGTGCGACGAGGGCAGCAGTGGCTGGCGCGGCTCGCCGTCAGCGACGCCTCGATCAACGAACACGGCGCCTCCAGCACCTACGCCGAGGTGGGCTGGGGCGGCCGCAAAGCCAGCGGCTTTGGCCGCACGCGAGGCATCGAGGGCTTGTATGAGATGGTCATCTGGCAGCATCTCTCCTGGCCCAGGCTGGACTTGCCCTTGATGCGCTTCCCCTACTCGGCAGCAAAAGTGGACTTTGTGCGCGCCTTGCTTTACTTACTCTTCGGCACAGGGCGAGAGCGCGCCTCAGCGCTAAAGAACATCCTTCGCTTTCTGCTGCGCGGAGGTCAAGGCAATGCCTGA
- the clpP gene encoding ATP-dependent Clp protease proteolytic subunit, with protein MVPIYSQAQFDAIKSVIPMVIETNGRVERAYDIYSLLLKERIVFLGTPINDQVANLIVAQLLFLEREDNEKDIQFFINSPGGSVYAGMAIYDTMQMISAPVATFAVGLTASFGTLLLLAGTKGKRYALPNATIHMHQPLGGAQGQASDIEIQAREILRIKDTINKIIMRHTHMTEEQVIRYTDRDVYFTPEQAKALGVIDAIAELNPNKVALLGQPKAEASPAAN; from the coding sequence ATGGTTCCAATCTATTCTCAGGCACAGTTCGACGCGATCAAAAGCGTCATCCCGATGGTGATCGAGACCAACGGTCGCGTCGAACGCGCGTACGACATCTACTCGCTGCTGTTGAAAGAGCGCATCGTCTTCCTCGGCACGCCGATCAACGACCAGGTAGCCAACCTGATCGTGGCGCAGTTACTCTTCTTGGAGCGAGAGGACAACGAGAAGGACATCCAGTTCTTCATCAACTCGCCAGGCGGCTCGGTCTATGCCGGCATGGCCATCTACGACACGATGCAGATGATCTCGGCGCCGGTAGCCACATTCGCCGTCGGCCTGACGGCCAGCTTCGGCACGCTGCTGCTCTTAGCCGGCACCAAGGGCAAGCGCTATGCCTTGCCCAACGCCACCATTCACATGCATCAGCCGCTCGGCGGCGCCCAAGGTCAGGCGTCCGACATCGAGATTCAAGCGCGCGAGATCCTGCGCATTAAAGACACGATCAACAAGATCATCATGCGCCACACCCACATGACCGAAGAGCAGGTCATCCGGTATACCGACCGCGATGTGTACTTCACGCCGGAGCAGGCTAAAGCACTGGGCGTGATTGACGCGATCGCCGAACTCAACCCCAACAAAGTGGCGCTGCTCGGCCAGCCGAAGGCGGAAGCGTCGCCCGCGGCCAACTAG
- a CDS encoding trigger factor, with protein MNFQVETLDTHEVRLTITVDDDIVNKARRDVARELSKQVRIPGFRPGHAPMAAVIRAVGGQSVFDAEVVDRVAREVYPKALDEAGIDPYGPGRIEEVRQSPYQLVARVPLEPKVDLRDYRSIRLPAPSVVVTDEEIEQQLQFIREEHAIVQLVERPAEPGDLVEVSVVGKLPGSDEVALRLQPKRGLVLKAEDEVLPGLSALIVGMSAGEHKDATLTLPDDFDEASLRGQTIDVAIDVQRVSSRTLPDINDELAQAASAFSTLAELREDLRRRLFEYKQRQADQAFALQALDAFTALAEVRYPPDFIEDQLDSLFADFKDDVRKVEGMPFEEWLKLQGKTEQQVREELRPIAEQRGRRGLVMRELSRAEGLNVSEEEIAAEVELTAQRYGSRQAEVRRVLAQADTRNALKNSLLSTKVLDRMMRIAKGELTAEPASQPAAEPAAA; from the coding sequence ATGAACTTCCAAGTTGAAACCCTCGATACGCACGAAGTGCGCCTGACCATCACGGTAGATGATGACATCGTGAACAAAGCGCGGCGCGATGTGGCTCGCGAGCTATCCAAGCAGGTGCGCATCCCCGGCTTCCGCCCCGGTCACGCGCCGATGGCAGCCGTCATCCGCGCGGTCGGCGGCCAGTCGGTCTTCGATGCCGAAGTCGTGGATCGCGTCGCTCGCGAGGTGTATCCGAAAGCGCTGGATGAGGCCGGCATAGACCCCTATGGCCCCGGCCGGATTGAGGAGGTGAGACAATCGCCTTACCAATTGGTCGCGCGTGTGCCGCTCGAACCGAAGGTGGACCTGAGGGATTACCGATCCATTCGCCTGCCGGCGCCGTCGGTCGTCGTCACCGATGAGGAAATCGAGCAGCAGCTCCAGTTCATCCGCGAGGAGCACGCCATCGTGCAACTGGTCGAGCGGCCCGCGGAGCCGGGCGACTTGGTCGAGGTGAGTGTGGTGGGCAAACTGCCCGGCAGCGATGAAGTAGCGCTCCGCTTACAGCCGAAGCGCGGCCTGGTGCTCAAAGCAGAGGACGAAGTGTTGCCCGGGCTGTCCGCCCTCATCGTCGGGATGAGCGCCGGCGAACACAAGGACGCGACGCTGACCTTGCCGGATGACTTCGACGAAGCATCGCTGCGCGGCCAGACGATTGACGTCGCGATTGATGTGCAGCGGGTCAGCAGCCGGACGCTCCCCGACATCAACGACGAACTCGCCCAGGCGGCCAGCGCCTTTTCGACCCTGGCCGAGCTGCGCGAGGACTTGCGTCGTCGGCTGTTCGAATACAAGCAGCGCCAGGCCGATCAGGCATTCGCCCTACAGGCGCTGGATGCGTTCACCGCACTGGCCGAGGTGCGTTATCCGCCCGATTTCATCGAGGACCAACTGGATAGTCTGTTCGCGGACTTTAAGGACGACGTTCGCAAAGTCGAAGGGATGCCCTTTGAAGAGTGGCTGAAGTTACAAGGCAAGACCGAGCAGCAAGTGCGCGAAGAGCTGCGGCCAATCGCCGAGCAGCGCGGACGGCGTGGGTTAGTCATGCGCGAGCTATCACGCGCCGAGGGCCTGAACGTGAGCGAGGAGGAGATCGCCGCCGAAGTCGAGCTGACCGCCCAGCGCTACGGCAGCCGCCAGGCCGAGGTGCGCAGGGTGCTGGCCCAAGCCGATACGCGCAACGCCCTCAAGAACAGCCTCCTCTCGACTAAAGTGTTGGACCGCATGATGCGGATCGCCAAGGGCGAACTGACGGCTGAACCGGCCAGTCAGCCTGCGGCTGAGCCGGCGGCAGCCTGA
- a CDS encoding phosphoglycerate mutase, whose amino-acid sequence MLKALYLIRHAHPQPNTGLAYDRAPGPPLSEVGRQEARATGLYLSQCNLERLFVSPLERTQETARLIAEHTQAPIQIEAALAEHRSDESFESVKARVQDLLARVEGDAFACVGFVTHGSPTKALLQTLSNGALDLSQFVFDNGNPAPTAGVWRAERGDDGWHVDLVFTPAMARMS is encoded by the coding sequence ATGCTCAAAGCACTCTATCTCATTCGCCATGCTCACCCACAGCCGAACACCGGCCTAGCCTACGATCGCGCGCCCGGCCCGCCGCTCTCCGAGGTCGGACGCCAGGAAGCCCGCGCGACCGGCTTGTACCTGTCGCAGTGCAACCTGGAGCGACTGTTCGTCTCGCCGTTGGAGCGCACCCAGGAGACCGCGCGCTTGATCGCGGAGCATACGCAGGCCCCCATCCAGATCGAAGCGGCGCTAGCCGAGCACCGCAGCGACGAGAGCTTCGAGAGCGTCAAGGCCCGCGTGCAGGATCTGCTGGCGCGCGTCGAGGGCGATGCGTTCGCCTGTGTGGGCTTCGTCACTCACGGCTCGCCGACCAAGGCCCTGCTGCAAACGCTGTCGAACGGCGCGCTGGACCTATCGCAGTTCGTCTTCGACAACGGCAATCCCGCGCCGACGGCCGGCGTGTGGCGCGCAGAGCGCGGGGATGACGGTTGGCATGTGGACTTGGTGTTCACGCCGGCTATGGCGCGGATGAGCTGA
- a CDS encoding RNA methyltransferase yields the protein MQVNTGSAKGRRLKSVPGDAIRPITDRAKQALFNILMDDVRGSRWLDLFAGTGAVAIEALSRGAEHATLIDIAPQAIQVIRENLRITRLESKARVIRQDAFDYLQARPNARYDYIFVAPPQYQGLWSRALIAIDENIGWLSESGTVIVQIDPREYFPIALDHLELGDQRRYGKTMLLFYDRL from the coding sequence ATGCAAGTCAACACCGGCAGCGCCAAAGGGCGCAGGCTGAAATCCGTGCCCGGCGACGCGATCCGCCCGATCACCGACCGCGCCAAGCAAGCGCTCTTCAACATTCTGATGGATGACGTGCGCGGCTCGCGCTGGCTAGACCTGTTCGCCGGCACCGGCGCCGTGGCGATCGAGGCGCTCAGCCGCGGGGCGGAACATGCCACGCTGATTGACATCGCGCCGCAGGCCATCCAAGTGATCCGCGAGAACCTTCGCATCACCCGTCTCGAATCTAAGGCGCGCGTGATCCGACAGGACGCCTTCGACTATCTGCAAGCGCGGCCCAACGCGCGCTACGACTACATCTTCGTCGCCCCGCCGCAGTACCAGGGGCTGTGGTCGCGCGCGCTGATTGCGATTGACGAGAACATCGGCTGGTTGAGCGAATCTGGCACGGTCATCGTTCAGATCGACCCGAGGGAATATTTCCCGATCGCGCTCGACCACCTGGAACTGGGCGACCAACGGCGTTACGGCAAAACCATGCTGTTGTTCTACGACCGCCTCTAG
- the trmFO gene encoding methylenetetrahydrofolate--tRNA-(uracil-5-)-methyltransferase TrmFO: protein MRETDGITVIGGGLAGAEAAWQIAQRGVRVKLYEMRPRKMTPAHTTGHLAELVCSNSLGADQDDKAPGLLKREMRMLGSLIMVCAERAAVPAGSALAVDRERFALEVTRRIESHPLIEVIREEAIRIPEGVSVIASGPLTSDALAAEIARLTGSEHLYFWDAIAPIVTLDSIDLTIAFYASRYGKTQGHRSSDARPALQPTDGDYINCPMTREEYYAFVEALTTAETATLRDFELRDERFFEGCLPIEVMARRGKDALAFGPMRPVGIRDPRTGRRPFAVVQLRQDNIAGTLYNLVGFQTNLKFPEQDRVLRMIPGLQHAEFVRYGQMHRNTFINAPALLSATLKLKDEHLARQQRPIPDPPCAIFFAGQIVGVEGYVGNAATGLLAGINAVRALRGEPLVTLPPTTMLGALCHYIAHADPKHFQPMKANFGILPPLAHPPRDKRLRGAAYAERARRDLQTAIESQGILSDMLSPVQTSSAHTAA from the coding sequence ATGCGCGAGACCGACGGGATCACAGTAATTGGCGGCGGCCTGGCCGGCGCAGAGGCGGCATGGCAGATCGCCCAACGCGGCGTGCGCGTCAAGCTGTACGAGATGCGCCCGCGCAAGATGACGCCGGCGCACACCACAGGGCATCTGGCCGAGCTGGTGTGCAGCAATTCGCTGGGCGCCGACCAGGACGACAAGGCGCCCGGACTGCTCAAACGCGAGATGCGCATGCTCGGCTCGTTAATCATGGTGTGCGCCGAGCGCGCAGCGGTGCCCGCCGGCAGCGCGCTCGCTGTGGACCGAGAACGATTCGCGCTGGAGGTGACCCGCCGCATCGAGTCCCACCCGCTCATCGAGGTGATCCGCGAGGAAGCGATCCGCATCCCGGAGGGGGTCAGCGTGATCGCCAGCGGGCCGCTCACTTCGGATGCGCTCGCCGCCGAGATCGCCCGACTCACCGGCAGCGAGCACCTCTACTTCTGGGACGCCATCGCGCCGATCGTGACGCTCGATTCGATTGACCTCACCATCGCCTTCTACGCCTCGCGCTACGGCAAAACGCAGGGCCACCGGAGCAGCGATGCGCGCCCCGCGCTTCAACCGACCGACGGCGACTACATCAATTGCCCGATGACGCGGGAGGAGTATTACGCCTTCGTCGAGGCGCTGACGACGGCCGAGACGGCAACCCTGCGCGACTTCGAGCTGCGCGATGAGCGCTTCTTCGAGGGTTGCCTGCCGATCGAGGTGATGGCGCGGCGCGGCAAGGATGCGCTGGCCTTTGGGCCGATGCGACCGGTGGGCATCCGCGACCCGCGCACCGGCCGGCGACCGTTCGCTGTGGTGCAACTGCGCCAAGACAACATCGCCGGCACACTCTACAACCTCGTCGGCTTCCAAACCAACCTCAAGTTCCCCGAGCAAGATCGCGTGCTGCGCATGATCCCCGGCTTGCAACACGCCGAGTTCGTGCGCTACGGCCAAATGCACCGCAATACGTTCATCAACGCTCCCGCGCTGCTGAGCGCTACGCTGAAACTGAAGGATGAGCATCTCGCGCGCCAGCAGCGCCCGATTCCCGATCCGCCCTGCGCGATTTTCTTCGCGGGCCAAATCGTCGGCGTCGAGGGCTACGTCGGCAACGCGGCCACCGGCTTGCTCGCCGGCATCAACGCTGTCCGCGCGCTGCGCGGCGAGCCGTTGGTCACGCTGCCGCCCACGACCATGCTGGGCGCATTGTGCCACTACATCGCGCATGCGGATCCGAAGCACTTTCAGCCGATGAAAGCGAACTTCGGCATCTTGCCGCCGCTGGCGCACCCCCCGCGCGATAAGCGGCTGCGCGGCGCAGCCTACGCCGAACGCGCCCGGCGCGACTTACAGACGGCGATCGAGTCGCAGGGCATCCTGAGCGATATGCTGTCGCCCGTTCAAACGTCATCGGCGCATACGGCAGCGTAA
- the rex gene encoding redox-sensing transcriptional repressor Rex, translated as MSAKHVPDIVVARLPLYLRALSAMQNGGKVFTSSQEMAQWLGISSAQIRKDLSHFGEFGKQGTGYSVAGLQEKLRQILNLKHEWPIIIIGAGNIGSAVANYPGFAHRGFRVCAVFDNDPKKIGRSVGACKVYDVRQLPEFVREHNIRMAMIAVPAESAQEVADLAIASGIVAILNYAPVNLSVPAHVRVENIDPVLHLQHMTYYLA; from the coding sequence ATGTCTGCGAAACACGTCCCGGACATCGTTGTGGCCCGTTTGCCGCTGTACCTCCGCGCGTTGAGCGCCATGCAAAACGGCGGGAAGGTGTTCACCTCGTCACAAGAGATGGCGCAATGGCTCGGGATCAGTTCGGCCCAAATTCGCAAAGACCTGTCGCATTTCGGCGAGTTCGGCAAACAGGGCACCGGCTACTCCGTCGCCGGTCTCCAAGAGAAGCTGCGCCAAATCCTCAACCTGAAGCACGAATGGCCCATCATCATCATCGGCGCCGGCAACATCGGCAGCGCCGTGGCGAACTACCCCGGCTTCGCCCATCGCGGCTTCCGCGTGTGCGCCGTGTTCGACAACGACCCCAAGAAGATCGGCCGCTCGGTCGGCGCCTGCAAGGTATACGACGTGCGCCAACTGCCGGAGTTTGTCCGCGAGCACAATATTCGGATGGCGATGATTGCCGTGCCGGCCGAGTCGGCGCAGGAAGTGGCCGACCTCGCCATCGCCTCGGGGATCGTCGCAATCCTCAATTACGCGCCGGTCAACCTCAGCGTGCCCGCCCATGTGCGCGTGGAGAACATTGACCCCGTGCTCCACTTGCAGCACATGACCTATTACCTCGCCTGA
- a CDS encoding glutamine synthetase yields MTTELREFLRIPYAELEELNLEAKAQRLARVPMHQLQEARLKYLTDEKRIKAVTVLFSDLEGRLHMLDYDKKFLLKSYDNLTFDGSSIRGFTAQRESDLRLGIDWSAFYWAPADVFGPGKVLVFGEVMERDGRPYVADTRSILKGFAQRMFEEKGYTLNAANEIEGFLFKGLNAEREYHKTGQFEFVNTGGYYHSLPGDPLRQFIDTVAEVQRAMGFQNEKDHPEVAPSQFEINYSYTEAVAAADTIQLYKLICRQVAALQGLTASFLPKPIVGVNGSGMHTNISVSQNGVNLFWDANGEENLSEFAWNFVDRILTHANDICLLLNASVNAYRRLDPHFEAPNQIIASPVDRGSMVRIPIGNARSARIEVRSVGPDANPYLVMYSLFRTGLEGSISNEPGLRQAKRFLPDNIYDAIDNFCAAQWTSVLLGDDVKARYADLKRAAADRCPRLLGTIVKGPEVQYHHEVYNQYLWNLF; encoded by the coding sequence ATGACCACCGAACTGAGAGAATTTTTGCGAATACCCTATGCGGAGCTGGAAGAGTTGAACCTCGAAGCCAAGGCGCAGCGCCTGGCGCGTGTGCCGATGCACCAGCTCCAAGAAGCACGCTTGAAGTATCTGACCGACGAGAAGCGGATCAAAGCCGTGACCGTGTTGTTCTCCGACCTAGAAGGTCGGCTGCACATGCTCGACTACGACAAGAAGTTCTTGTTGAAGTCGTATGACAATCTGACCTTCGACGGTTCGTCCATCCGCGGGTTCACGGCGCAACGCGAGTCCGATCTGCGACTGGGGATTGACTGGTCGGCCTTTTATTGGGCGCCGGCCGATGTTTTTGGCCCGGGCAAAGTGCTTGTTTTCGGCGAAGTGATGGAGCGCGACGGTCGGCCGTATGTTGCCGATACGCGCAGCATCCTCAAGGGCTTCGCGCAGCGGATGTTCGAGGAGAAGGGCTACACCCTGAACGCGGCGAACGAGATCGAAGGGTTCTTGTTCAAGGGGTTGAACGCCGAGCGAGAGTATCACAAAACGGGCCAGTTCGAGTTCGTCAACACGGGCGGCTACTATCACTCGCTACCGGGGGATCCGCTCCGCCAGTTCATTGATACGGTGGCCGAGGTGCAGCGGGCGATGGGCTTTCAAAATGAAAAGGATCACCCCGAGGTGGCGCCGTCGCAATTCGAGATCAATTACAGCTACACCGAGGCGGTGGCTGCGGCAGATACCATCCAGCTCTATAAGCTGATCTGTCGGCAGGTGGCCGCGCTGCAAGGCCTAACCGCCAGCTTTCTGCCTAAGCCGATCGTCGGCGTCAACGGCAGCGGCATGCACACGAACATCTCGGTCAGCCAAAACGGGGTGAACTTGTTCTGGGATGCAAACGGCGAGGAGAACCTGAGTGAGTTTGCCTGGAACTTTGTGGATCGCATCTTGACGCACGCCAACGACATCTGTCTGCTGCTCAACGCGAGCGTGAATGCCTACCGCAGGCTTGACCCGCACTTTGAGGCGCCGAACCAGATCATCGCCTCGCCGGTGGATCGCGGCTCGATGGTGCGCATTCCGATCGGCAACGCGCGCAGCGCGCGCATCGAGGTGCGCTCGGTGGGGCCGGATGCGAATCCGTACTTGGTCATGTATTCGCTCTTCCGCACCGGCCTGGAGGGCAGCATCAGCAACGAACCGGGGCTGCGCCAGGCGAAACGCTTCTTGCCGGACAACATCTACGACGCGATTGACAACTTCTGCGCCGCGCAGTGGACCTCCGTGTTGTTAGGCGACGACGTGAAGGCGCGCTACGCCGACCTGAAGCGCGCCGCAGCCGATCGCTGCCCGCGCCTGCTCGGCACGATCGTCAAAGGCCCTGAGGTGCAATATCACCACGAGGTCTATAACCAGTATCTGTGGAATCTGTTCTGA
- a CDS encoding sugar ABC transporter substrate-binding protein — MNTKKVSRRTFLRAAGIGAGAVALASCAAPPPAAPPQAAQPTTAPAAEKKPLTFVWSPKAVNNPVFDVARRGAQDKAKELGITVEWVGPESADAQKQAELLDAAIARKVDGMGISCNDPDALKPVIDRAMDAGIPVITWDSDSPNSKRITFYSLDNEAAARKAAEIMVELLKDKPNKTYAILTGVPGAQNLEARIRAFREVADPAGLQWVATDPCNDDIQKGIEVVENRLTANPDLAGYFMAGAWPLFGDINAMPKFQAAAKAGMKVVAWDILENELKLLKEGLVHALIGQKFYGWGYDAVGILYDIVVNKKQYPPFVDTGFDLVRTPEEADVFLKKWETGNWKD, encoded by the coding sequence ATGAACACGAAGAAAGTTTCGCGACGCACTTTTCTGCGCGCAGCGGGCATCGGCGCCGGCGCCGTGGCGCTGGCGAGCTGCGCTGCGCCTCCGCCGGCTGCGCCACCCCAAGCCGCACAGCCGACCACGGCGCCGGCTGCAGAGAAGAAGCCGCTGACGTTCGTCTGGTCGCCCAAGGCGGTGAACAACCCGGTGTTCGACGTGGCCCGCCGCGGCGCACAGGATAAGGCCAAGGAGCTGGGCATCACCGTGGAGTGGGTCGGCCCCGAATCCGCCGACGCACAGAAGCAGGCCGAATTGCTCGACGCCGCCATCGCGCGCAAGGTGGACGGCATGGGCATCTCGTGCAACGACCCCGACGCGCTCAAGCCGGTGATCGACCGCGCGATGGACGCCGGCATCCCGGTCATCACCTGGGACTCGGATTCGCCCAACTCCAAGCGCATCACCTTCTACAGCCTGGACAACGAGGCTGCCGCGCGCAAGGCCGCCGAGATCATGGTGGAGCTGCTGAAGGATAAACCGAACAAGACCTACGCCATCCTCACCGGCGTGCCCGGCGCACAGAACCTGGAGGCGCGCATCCGCGCATTCCGCGAGGTGGCCGATCCGGCCGGGTTGCAGTGGGTGGCCACCGACCCGTGCAACGACGACATCCAGAAGGGCATCGAGGTCGTGGAGAACCGCCTGACCGCCAACCCCGACCTGGCCGGCTACTTCATGGCCGGCGCGTGGCCGCTGTTCGGTGACATCAACGCCATGCCCAAATTCCAGGCCGCAGCGAAGGCCGGCATGAAGGTGGTCGCCTGGGACATCTTGGAGAACGAGTTGAAGCTGCTCAAAGAGGGCTTGGTGCACGCCCTGATCGGCCAGAAGTTCTACGGCTGGGGCTACGACGCGGTCGGCATCCTCTACGACATCGTGGTGAACAAGAAGCAGTACCCGCCCTTCGTGGACACCGGCTTCGACCTGGTGCGCACGCCGGAAGAGGCCGACGTGTTCCTGAAGAAGTGGGAGACCGGCAACTGGAAAGACTGA
- a CDS encoding sugar ABC transporter permease — translation MSTNVSVERKAARTTARQPSLLRRIFQRPETSIVLVLLTLSLVLSQSSSAFLTSDNIFNILRNNADIAIAALGVTMVILAGGIDLSIGSTMAFSGLIAAMAVSLGGTTAYQLPSFGLPPAIAFALGVLAGATVGLINGLLVVRLKVVPFIATLGMLGVVRGLVVGLTSGQTVRNFPIEFVALGQGYIGPVPTPVIFLLILAIIVAVFLSYHVWGTYIYAIGGNETSALLTGLPVNRVKLLTYVLSGALAGVGGVLVVARLGVSAPTQALGYELFVIAAAVIGGVSLSGGRGTVLGAVLGAILIGVLNNALVLLRVESYWQQAFTGGIILLSALIDRLRQRRT, via the coding sequence ATGAGCACGAATGTTTCAGTTGAGCGCAAAGCGGCCAGGACCACCGCGCGGCAGCCATCGCTCCTGCGCCGGATCTTCCAACGCCCGGAGACCAGCATTGTGCTGGTGCTGCTCACGCTCAGTCTGGTGCTGTCACAAAGCAGCAGCGCCTTCCTCACGTCGGACAACATCTTCAACATTCTGCGCAACAATGCCGACATCGCCATCGCCGCGCTGGGCGTCACCATGGTCATCCTGGCCGGCGGCATTGACCTCTCCATCGGCTCGACCATGGCCTTCAGCGGGTTAATCGCAGCGATGGCAGTCAGCCTGGGCGGGACGACAGCCTACCAATTGCCGAGCTTCGGGCTGCCGCCGGCCATCGCCTTCGCCCTGGGCGTACTGGCCGGCGCCACGGTCGGGCTGATCAACGGGCTATTGGTGGTGCGCTTGAAAGTCGTGCCGTTCATCGCCACGCTGGGCATGTTGGGCGTGGTGCGCGGGCTGGTGGTCGGCCTGACCAGCGGCCAGACGGTGCGCAACTTTCCGATCGAGTTTGTCGCGCTGGGCCAGGGCTACATCGGCCCGGTGCCGACGCCCGTCATCTTTCTGCTTATCCTGGCCATCATCGTCGCCGTTTTCCTCTCGTATCATGTGTGGGGCACATACATCTACGCGATTGGCGGCAACGAGACCAGCGCGCTGCTCACCGGCCTGCCGGTAAACCGCGTGAAGCTGCTGACGTACGTGCTCTCCGGCGCGCTGGCCGGCGTAGGCGGCGTGCTGGTGGTGGCGCGGCTGGGCGTCTCCGCGCCGACGCAGGCGCTGGGCTACGAGCTGTTCGTGATTGCCGCAGCGGTGATCGGCGGCGTGAGCCTCTCCGGCGGGCGTGGCACGGTGCTGGGCGCGGTGCTCGGCGCCATTCTGATCGGCGTGCTAAACAACGCCCTGGTGCTGCTGCGCGTGGAGAGCTACTGGCAACAAGCCTTCACCGGCGGCATCATCCTGCTCTCGGCGCTGATTGACCGCTTGCGCCAACGGCGAACTTGA